A part of Macaca mulatta isolate MMU2019108-1 chromosome 12, T2T-MMU8v2.0, whole genome shotgun sequence genomic DNA contains:
- the IGFBP2 gene encoding insulin-like growth factor-binding protein 2 isoform X3 encodes MNMLGGGGSAGRKPLKSGMKELAVFREKVAEQHRQMGKGGKHHLGLEEPKKLRPPPARTPCQQELDQVLERISTMRLPDERGPLEHLYSLHIPNCDKHGLYNLKQCKMSLNGQRGECWCVNPNTGKLIQGAPTIRGDPECHLFYNEQQEARGVHTQRMQ; translated from the exons ATGAACATGTTGGGCGGGGGAGGCAGTGCAGGCCGGAAGCCCCTCAAGTCGGGTATGAAGGAGCTGGCTGTGTTCCGGGAGAAGGTCGCTGAGCAGCACCGGCAGATGGGCAAGGGTGGCAAACATCACCTCGGCCTGGAGGAGCCCAAGAAGCTGCGACCACCCCCTGCGAGG ACTCCCTGCCAGCAGGAACTGGACCAGGTCCTGGAGCGGATCTCCACCATGCGCCTTCCGGATGAGCGGGGCCCTCTGGAGCACCTCTACTCCCTGCACATCCCCAACTGTGACAAGCATGGCCTGTACAACCTCAAACAG TGCAAGATGTCTCTGAACGGGCAGCGTGGGGAGTGCTGGTGTGTGAACCCCAACACCGGGAAGCTGATCCAGGGAGCCCCCACCATCCGGGGGGACCCTGAGTGTCATCTCTTCTACAATGAGCAGCAGGAGGCCCGCGGGGTGCACACCCAGCGGATGCAGTAG
- the IGFBP5 gene encoding insulin-like growth factor-binding protein 5, with protein sequence MMLLTAVLLLLAAYAGPAQSLGSFVHCEPCDEKALSMCPPSPLGCELVKEPGCGCCMTCALAEGQSCGVYTERCAQGLRCLPRQDEEKPLHALLHGRGVCLNEKSYREQVKIERDSREHEEPTTSEMAEETYSPKIFRPKHTRISELKAEAVKKDRRKKLTQSKFVGGAENTAHPRVISAPEMRQESEQGPCRRHMEASLQELKASPRMVPRAVYLPNCDRKGFYKRKQCKPSRGRKRGICWCVDKYGMKLPGMEYVDGDFQCHTFDSSNVE encoded by the exons ATGATGTTGCTCACCGCGGTCCTCCTGCTGCTGGCCGCCTATGCGGGGCCGGCCCAGAGCCTGGGCTCCTTCGTGCACTGCGAGCCCTGCGACGAGAAAGCCCTCTCCATGTGCCCCCCCAGCCCCCTGGGCTGCGAGCTGGTCAAGGAGCCGGGCTGCGGCTGCTGCATGACCTGCGCCCTGGCCGAGGGGCAGTCGTGCGGCGTCTACACCGAGCGCTGCGCCCAGGGGCTGCGCTGCCTCCCCCGGCAGGACGAGGAGAAGCCGCTGCACGCCCTGCTGCACGGCCGAGGGGTTTGCCTCAACGAAAAGAGCTACCGCGAGCAAGTCAAGATCG AGAGAGACTCCCGTGAGCACGAGGAGCCCACCACCTCTGAGATGGCCGAGGAGACCTACTCCCCCAAGATCTTCCGGCCCAAACACACCCGCATCTCCGAGCTGAAGGCTGAAGCAGTGAAGAAGGACCGCAGAAAGAAGCTGACCCAGTCCAAGTTTGTAGGGGGAGCCGAGAACACTGCCCACCCCCGGGTCATCTCTGCACCTGAGATGAGACAGGAGTCTGAGCAG GGCCCCTGCCGCAGACACATGGAGGCTTCCCTGCAGGAGCTCAAAGCCAGCCCACGCATGGTGCCCCGTGCCGTGTACCTGCCCAATTGTGACCGCAAAGGATTCTACAAGAGAAAGCAG TGCAAACCTTCCCGTGGCCGCAAGCGTGGCATCTGCTGGTGCGTGGACAAGTACGGAATGAAACTGCCAGGCATGGAGTACGTCGACGGGGACTTTCAGTGCCACACCTTCGACAGCAGCAACGTTGAGTGA
- the IGFBP2 gene encoding insulin-like growth factor-binding protein 2 isoform X2 codes for MLLGQTSRSFVPCNNGDDHSEGGLVENHVDSTMNMLGGGGSAGRKPLKSGMKELAVFREKVAEQHRQMGKGGKHHLGLEEPKKLRPPPARTPCQQELDQVLERISTMRLPDERGPLEHLYSLHIPNCDKHGLYNLKQCKMSLNGQRGECWCVNPNTGKLIQGAPTIRGDPECHLFYNEQQEARGVHTQRMQ; via the exons ATGCTTCTTGGACAGACATCACGAAGCTTCGTGCCCTGCA ACAATGGCGATGACCACTCGGAAGGAGGCCTGGTGGAGAACCACGTGGACAGCACCATGAACATGTTGGGCGGGGGAGGCAGTGCAGGCCGGAAGCCCCTCAAGTCGGGTATGAAGGAGCTGGCTGTGTTCCGGGAGAAGGTCGCTGAGCAGCACCGGCAGATGGGCAAGGGTGGCAAACATCACCTCGGCCTGGAGGAGCCCAAGAAGCTGCGACCACCCCCTGCGAGG ACTCCCTGCCAGCAGGAACTGGACCAGGTCCTGGAGCGGATCTCCACCATGCGCCTTCCGGATGAGCGGGGCCCTCTGGAGCACCTCTACTCCCTGCACATCCCCAACTGTGACAAGCATGGCCTGTACAACCTCAAACAG TGCAAGATGTCTCTGAACGGGCAGCGTGGGGAGTGCTGGTGTGTGAACCCCAACACCGGGAAGCTGATCCAGGGAGCCCCCACCATCCGGGGGGACCCTGAGTGTCATCTCTTCTACAATGAGCAGCAGGAGGCCCGCGGGGTGCACACCCAGCGGATGCAGTAG